The Salvia miltiorrhiza cultivar Shanhuang (shh) chromosome 1, IMPLAD_Smil_shh, whole genome shotgun sequence genome has a window encoding:
- the LOC131006860 gene encoding two-component response regulator-like APRR2, whose translation MASNIYNNIGVGEFKFNDIISENANSEESHNNIKIKCENDVDHQEIVSIRSKVWTEWTQELHDKFMFAVRQLGPGRCYPKDILEVMNVPGLTRMQVASHLQKCRIGSWTPPNERTKRLCLGLHHITPNAQNNMEALESKASSIPFPFDASSYYNQTHYLEFPSIDSVTQSFCAHEEVPINYNETFMNNANVEKCWENTSKTGDDDVGKAQVVGKNNEEE comes from the exons ATGGCATccaatatttataataatattggAGTTGGGGAATTCAAATTCAATGATATTATAAGCGAAAATGCTAATTCAGAGGAAAGTCAtaacaacataaaaataaaatgtgaaaatgatgttGATCATCAAGAAATTGTTAGCATAAGAAGCAAGGTTTGGACCGAGTGGACTCAGGAACTTCATGATAAGTTCATGTTTGCCGTCAGACAGCTTGGACCAGGAA GATGTTATCCAAAAGATATTCTCGAGGTAATGAATGTACCTGGCCTCACAAGAATGCAAGTAGCAAGCCATCTTCAG AAATGCCGAATAGGAAGTTGGACACCTCCGAATGAGAGGACAAAGAGACTATGCCTCGGCCTTCATCACATAACTCCAAATGCACAAAATAATATGGAAGCACTTGAGTCCAAGGCTTCTTCTATCCCATTTCCCTTTGATGCTTCATCTTATTATAACCAAACTCACTACTTGGAGTTTCCAAGTATTGATAGTGTTACACAAAGTTTCTGTGCCCATGAGGAAGTTCCCATAAACtataat GAGACTTTCATGAACAATGCAAATGTGGAGAAATGCTGGGAAAATACTTCAAAAACTGGAGATGATGATGTTGGGAAAGCTCAAGTAGTGGGGAAGAATAATGAGGAAGAGTAA